One part of the Moorena sp. SIOASIH genome encodes these proteins:
- a CDS encoding family 10 glycosylhydrolase, with protein sequence MDKKAIRGIYISRYNVTNNASEEKIRKQVRHYHSQGINTIIHGVWGNICPMYTSEVMQKTFGYKSCPNQFRDLWLTWLIDEAHKHGMEVHAYFEKGIKIDKNSPIFDLAIERKWVVPGVDRTYPGIEHYILDVEIPEVANFFRDILVEFVEKYPKIDAVQWDDYLGYHAELPGKVNRTNKLTAFSQEMIGAMKQANPKVSFDLCHHNPYWAKKYFAADWPKWNVDRVFIQAYNDKNFTKEVDYAETYDGIAISDQQLHRLPEIIDNNKIKAILVFPNGTNPEDIASKLKQFYVK encoded by the coding sequence TTGGATAAAAAAGCAATCAGAGGAATTTATATAAGTCGTTATAACGTAACTAATAATGCTAGTGAAGAGAAGATTAGAAAACAAGTTCGTCATTATCATTCTCAAGGAATTAATACGATTATTCATGGTGTATGGGGTAATATTTGTCCTATGTACACTAGTGAAGTGATGCAAAAAACTTTTGGTTATAAAAGTTGTCCTAATCAGTTTCGCGACCTCTGGTTAACTTGGCTAATTGATGAAGCACACAAACACGGCATGGAAGTTCATGCTTACTTTGAAAAAGGTATTAAAATAGATAAAAATAGCCCGATTTTTGATTTAGCTATTGAACGCAAATGGGTTGTACCGGGCGTTGACCGCACCTATCCGGGAATCGAGCATTATATTCTTGATGTAGAAATTCCTGAAGTTGCTAATTTTTTTAGAGATATTTTAGTAGAATTTGTCGAAAAATATCCTAAAATTGATGCAGTCCAATGGGACGATTATCTGGGTTACCATGCCGAGTTGCCAGGTAAAGTAAATCGCACTAATAAGTTAACCGCTTTTTCACAAGAAATGATCGGTGCTATGAAACAAGCTAACCCAAAGGTTAGTTTTGATCTTTGTCATCATAATCCTTATTGGGCTAAAAAATATTTTGCTGCCGACTGGCCAAAATGGAATGTAGATCGAGTTTTTATTCAAGCTTATAATGATAAAAATTTTACCAAAGAAGTAGATTATGCCGAAACCTATGATGGAATTGCTATTTCTGATCAACAATTACATCGCTTACCAGAAATAATTGATAACAACAAAATTAAGGCCATTTTAGTGTTTCCTAATGGGACAAATCCAGAAGACATAGCTTCTAAGTTAAAGCAATTTTATGTTAAATAG
- a CDS encoding AAA-like domain-containing protein has product MIKNDHLYQVGGSLASDAPSYVERQGDIQLYNALKRGDFCYVMAPRQMGKSSLSVRIRHQLQQEGFKCSTIDMTRIGSETITPTQWYKGVVAELVRGFKLFGDLNFQSWWHQEEYLSLLQRLSNFLEDILLVKFPTERIVIFIDEIDTILNLPFPVDDFFALIRFCYNQRVINPDYNRIVFAVFGVAKPRDLITAKKRTPFNIGKAIELHGFEFHEAYPLAKGLEGTGGNPKTILKEILAWTGGQPFLTQKLCQLVVDSVRVGLTIAPGNEASWVQRIVHTRIIDNWESQDEPEHFRSISARLLSNKSNKYYADKLLGLYQHILAGDDVKMDNSQECNELLLSGLVVNQQGWLRVNNPIYQAIFNREWVTKQLENLRP; this is encoded by the coding sequence ATGATTAAAAATGACCATCTATACCAAGTCGGTGGTAGTCTAGCCAGTGATGCGCCTAGCTATGTAGAAAGACAAGGCGACATCCAACTCTATAACGCCTTAAAAAGGGGTGATTTTTGTTATGTTATGGCTCCCCGACAAATGGGTAAGTCTTCTCTATCGGTGCGCATCAGACATCAACTACAACAAGAAGGATTTAAATGCAGCACTATTGATATGACGCGCATCGGTAGCGAAACAATTACCCCAACTCAGTGGTACAAAGGAGTGGTTGCTGAGTTAGTACGAGGGTTTAAGTTATTCGGTGACTTGAATTTCCAATCCTGGTGGCACCAGGAAGAGTATCTTTCACTGCTTCAGCGATTGAGTAATTTCCTGGAAGATATCCTGCTGGTAAAATTTCCTACTGAACGAATTGTTATCTTCATTGATGAAATTGATACTATTCTCAACTTACCTTTTCCCGTTGATGATTTTTTTGCCCTAATCCGATTCTGCTATAACCAAAGAGTAATTAATCCCGACTATAATCGCATTGTCTTTGCTGTGTTCGGGGTAGCTAAGCCAAGGGATTTGATCACTGCCAAAAAGCGGACACCGTTTAATATCGGGAAAGCCATAGAACTACATGGCTTTGAATTCCATGAAGCATATCCCCTTGCCAAGGGATTAGAGGGAACAGGGGGTAACCCTAAAACGATTCTCAAGGAGATACTGGCTTGGACAGGAGGACAACCCTTTCTGACCCAAAAACTATGTCAGTTGGTGGTAGACTCAGTAAGGGTCGGGTTGACTATTGCTCCTGGTAATGAGGCATCTTGGGTACAGAGAATCGTACACACTCGCATTATTGATAATTGGGAATCCCAGGATGAACCCGAGCATTTCCGAAGCATCTCGGCTCGCCTTTTGAGTAATAAGAGTAATAAATATTATGCTGACAAATTGCTGGGACTTTATCAGCATATTTTAGCTGGAGATGATGTAAAGATGGATAACAGCCAAGAGTGCAACGAATTGCTGCTATCGGGTTTGGTGGTTAATCAACAAGGATGGCTAAGGGTGAACAACCCTATCTATCAAGCAATTTTTAATCGTGAATGGGTTACCAAACAACTAGAGAATCTGCGTCCCTAA
- a CDS encoding DUF4359 domain-containing protein, whose product MALTNPTKDAYLDHASWHLHDTYCQQKSLPLGVKAACFVGKPLPPDVVKPVIESYTRHQNYFLFSIYTTNFWGKKFHTVGLGGKFFML is encoded by the coding sequence ATGGCACTCACCAATCCAACTAAAGACGCTTATCTTGATCATGCGTCATGGCACTTACATGATACTTACTGCCAACAGAAATCCCTTCCTCTTGGGGTAAAAGCAGCTTGTTTTGTTGGTAAACCTTTACCACCTGATGTAGTTAAGCCAGTGATCGAAAGCTACACTCGTCACCAAAACTATTTCCTTTTCAGTATCTATACCACCAACTTCTGGGGTAAAAAATTCCACACAGTTGGGCTAGGGGGCAAATTTTTTATGCTTTAA